One segment of Gammaproteobacteria bacterium DNA contains the following:
- a CDS encoding DUF2065 domain-containing protein: MWDELLAAFGLMLVLEGILPFLNPAAFRQTLLKISQMEDRVLRLAGLGGMGLGVVVLYFFR; this comes from the coding sequence ATGTGGGATGAACTGCTGGCGGCGTTCGGTTTGATGCTGGTGCTGGAAGGCATCCTGCCGTTCCTCAATCCAGCCGCCTTCCGGCAAACCCTACTCAAGATTTCCCAAATGGAGGATCGCGTCTTGCGATTGGCTGGTTTGGGGGGCATGGGGTTGGGGGTGGTAGTGTTGTACTTTTTCCGCTGA
- the hflC gene encoding protease modulator HflC: MALPQLPVSRNVMLGALAAAGLLLATSLFTVDETQTALRFQLGEIVEANYPPGLHWKWPLINNIRKFDRRLQTLDTDPERFLTAEKKNVIVDSFAMWRIEDVRLFYTTVAGDPAQANVRLDQIVKDSLRSEFSKRTIQEVVSGDREQIMETLSRLLREQATQLGIAAVDVRIKRIDLPPDVSNSVFSRMKAERLRVAKDFRSRGAEAAERIRADADRQSTVILAEAYRDAERQRGEGDAQATAIYAEAYGKDRDFYRFNRSLNAYRQSFNSSDDVLVLEPDSQFFQYFNQSQSQAQ, translated from the coding sequence ATGGCCTTGCCACAATTGCCGGTGTCCCGCAATGTCATGCTAGGCGCGCTCGCCGCCGCCGGCCTGTTATTGGCGACCTCGTTATTCACCGTGGATGAAACCCAAACCGCGCTCCGCTTCCAATTGGGCGAGATCGTCGAGGCCAATTACCCGCCCGGTCTGCATTGGAAGTGGCCGTTGATCAACAATATTCGCAAGTTTGATCGCCGGTTGCAAACGCTGGACACCGATCCGGAGCGATTTCTGACCGCAGAAAAGAAGAATGTCATTGTCGATTCCTTCGCCATGTGGCGGATCGAGGATGTGCGGCTGTTTTATACGACGGTCGCCGGCGATCCTGCTCAGGCTAACGTCCGCCTGGATCAAATCGTCAAGGACAGTCTGCGTAGCGAATTCAGCAAGCGCACCATTCAGGAAGTGGTGTCAGGGGATCGCGAGCAGATTATGGAAACTTTGAGTCGGTTGTTGCGCGAGCAGGCAACGCAACTGGGCATTGCTGCGGTGGATGTGCGCATCAAACGCATTGATCTACCGCCGGATGTCAGTAATTCGGTGTTCAGCCGCATGAAGGCGGAACGATTGCGGGTCGCCAAGGACTTCCGCTCCCGGGGTGCCGAAGCGGCAGAGCGCATTCGCGCTGATGCTGATCGCCAGAGTACGGTGATCCTGGCCGAGGCCTACCGTGATGCCGAGCGTCAGCGCGGTGAAGGCGACGCCCAGGCAACGGCCATTTATGCCGAGGCATATGGCAAGGATCGGGATTTTTACCGTTTCAATCGCAGTCTGAATGCCTATCGTCAGAGTTTTAACAGCAGCGACGATGTGCTGGTGCTCGAACCGGATTCCCAGTTCTTCCAGTACTTCAACCAGTCGCAGTCGCAAGCACAGTGA
- the hflK gene encoding FtsH protease activity modulator HflK has translation MAWNEPGGGNRDPWSGGDRDQGPPDLDEVVRKLSDRFNNLLGSGRGGGSGGGNSSGGGGASGSGFAGVGLVIGIIALIGWLIASIYIVNEGERGVVLRFGRYLETTLPGPHLRIFPIDQVEIVNVEQRRFREIGYRSAAGGGRQPAIRSVPKEALMLTQDENIVDVRLAVQYQIKDPRAYLFNVLDPEVVLVQVVESATRETIGKSTMDFVLTEGRSDIVADTQSLSQSILDQYGAGLQIITVVLQDAQPPEEVQDAFADAIKAREDEQRLKNEAEAYSNEVIPKARGQAARRLQEASAYKEQVIAQAQGEASRFEQLLIAYQQAPEVTRERLYLETLETVLSQVSKVLVDVKGTNNLLYLPLDRLLKTEQSPSAGDARSTGGSLLENLPSSSSSSSVDGSAAATRLRDLNRSREVR, from the coding sequence ATGGCCTGGAATGAACCGGGAGGAGGTAACCGCGATCCCTGGAGCGGTGGTGATCGCGATCAGGGACCACCCGATTTGGATGAAGTGGTTCGCAAGCTGTCGGACCGTTTCAACAACTTGCTGGGCAGTGGGCGTGGCGGCGGTAGCGGCGGCGGCAACAGCAGCGGTGGCGGTGGCGCATCAGGCTCCGGGTTTGCCGGCGTCGGTCTGGTGATCGGGATTATCGCCTTGATCGGCTGGTTGATTGCCAGCATCTACATTGTCAACGAAGGCGAACGCGGGGTCGTGCTGCGCTTCGGGCGCTATCTGGAGACCACGCTACCCGGGCCGCATTTGCGGATATTTCCCATTGATCAGGTGGAAATCGTCAACGTGGAGCAGCGGCGTTTCCGGGAAATCGGTTATCGCTCCGCAGCGGGCGGCGGACGGCAGCCGGCCATCCGCTCGGTGCCCAAGGAAGCGCTGATGCTCACGCAGGATGAGAATATCGTGGATGTGCGTCTGGCTGTGCAATATCAGATCAAGGACCCGCGCGCTTATCTGTTTAACGTTCTGGATCCTGAAGTGGTGTTAGTGCAGGTAGTGGAAAGCGCAACTCGCGAAACCATCGGCAAGAGCACCATGGACTTTGTTCTGACCGAAGGTCGCAGCGACATCGTCGCTGATACCCAATCCTTGAGTCAGAGCATTCTGGATCAATATGGCGCGGGCTTGCAGATCATCACTGTTGTTTTGCAGGACGCACAACCGCCGGAGGAGGTGCAAGATGCATTCGCCGACGCGATTAAGGCGCGCGAAGATGAGCAACGGCTGAAGAACGAAGCCGAAGCCTATTCCAACGAGGTGATTCCCAAGGCGCGCGGCCAGGCGGCACGGCGTTTACAGGAAGCCTCCGCCTACAAGGAACAGGTGATCGCCCAAGCCCAAGGTGAAGCCAGCCGGTTTGAGCAATTGCTGATAGCGTATCAACAAGCCCCGGAAGTCACTCGCGAACGGCTGTATTTGGAAACGCTGGAAACGGTGTTGTCACAAGTGAGCAAAGTGTTAGTAGATGTTAAGGGAACCAATAATCTCTTGTATCTGCCGCTGGATCGACTCTTGAAAACCGAACAGTCGCCCAGCGCGGGCGACGCCCGTTCCACGGGGGGGTCGCTGTTGGAAAATTTGCCTTCTTCGTCGTCGTCATCATCAGTCGATGGCAGCGCAGCGGCGACCCGCTTGCGCGATCTGAATCGTAGTCGGGAGGTGCGCTAA
- the hflX gene encoding GTPase HflX — MFERPSGGERAVLVHLTLDRSEDAQDFAEFQELAASAGAECAVLITGRRSAPDSRLFVGSGKAEEIREAAQQGNAKLVIFDHTLSPSQERNLEAFLQCRVVDRTGLILDIFAQRARSFEGKLQVELAQLRHLSTRLVRGWTHLERQRGGIGLRGPGETQLETDRRLLADRIRQIRLRLGRVERQREQGRRARRKADLPTVSLVGYTNAGKSTLFNTLTQADVYAADQLFATLDPTLRRLELPGAEPVVLADTVGFIRRLPHELVAAFRSTLRETVEASLLLHVIDASHPDRQGVITQVESVLAEIGAANTPQLQVFNKIDLSGEPPRLERDSEGQARAVWLSATSGAGLNLLSAAIVERLRGGTVHGWLCLPPMAARLRACLFNLGAVVTEQSGPAGEWLIEVRTSRGNVDRLCRQEGLRAEWVRSGFEIPVV; from the coding sequence TTGTTTGAGCGTCCAAGCGGCGGTGAACGCGCCGTTCTTGTCCATCTGACGCTGGACCGATCGGAAGATGCCCAGGACTTCGCCGAATTCCAGGAATTGGCGGCGTCGGCGGGCGCTGAATGCGCTGTGTTGATCACAGGACGCCGCTCAGCGCCTGACTCGCGTCTGTTTGTCGGCAGTGGCAAGGCTGAGGAAATCCGGGAGGCGGCGCAACAAGGCAACGCAAAATTGGTGATTTTCGACCATACCCTGTCGCCGAGCCAGGAGCGTAATCTGGAAGCATTTCTGCAATGCCGGGTCGTGGATCGCACCGGTTTGATTCTGGACATCTTTGCCCAGCGCGCGCGCAGTTTTGAAGGCAAATTGCAAGTGGAACTGGCCCAGTTGCGTCATTTGTCCACTCGGTTGGTGCGCGGCTGGACGCACCTAGAGCGGCAACGTGGCGGTATCGGATTGCGCGGACCTGGTGAGACCCAGTTGGAAACCGACCGGCGTTTGCTGGCCGATCGTATTCGGCAGATTCGTTTGCGGCTAGGGCGAGTCGAACGACAGCGTGAACAAGGACGACGCGCAAGACGCAAGGCGGATCTGCCAACCGTTTCGCTAGTCGGTTACACCAACGCCGGCAAATCCACCCTGTTCAATACGTTGACACAAGCCGATGTTTATGCAGCCGACCAGTTATTTGCAACCCTGGATCCGACCTTGCGCCGTCTGGAGTTGCCAGGGGCGGAACCGGTCGTACTCGCCGACACCGTTGGGTTCATCCGTCGGTTGCCGCACGAACTGGTAGCGGCGTTTCGTTCGACGCTGCGCGAGACCGTAGAAGCCAGCCTGCTTTTGCATGTGATCGACGCCAGCCATCCTGACCGACAGGGCGTCATTACGCAAGTTGAATCCGTATTAGCGGAAATCGGCGCGGCCAACACGCCACAATTGCAGGTGTTCAACAAAATTGACCTGAGCGGCGAACCGCCGCGCCTGGAGCGGGATAGCGAAGGTCAGGCGCGCGCGGTCTGGTTATCAGCGACATCGGGTGCGGGACTCAACCTGCTGTCCGCCGCGATTGTCGAGCGATTGCGGGGGGGAACAGTACATGGCTGGCTTTGTTTGCCGCCGATGGCGGCGCGGTTGCGGGCCTGCCTGTTCAACTTGGGCGCTGTGGTTACTGAACAGTCCGGACCTGCGGGCGAATGGCTGATCGAAGTACGCACCTCGCGCGGCAATGTAGACCGGCTTTGCCGACAGGAAGGCTTACGGGCGGAATGGGTGCGTTCGGGTTTTGAAATTCCGGTGGTTTGA
- the hfq gene encoding RNA chaperone Hfq yields the protein MAKGHSLQEPFLNALRKERIPVSVYLVNGIKLQGQIESFDQFVVLLKNSVSQMIYKHAISTIVPVRNVRLSLATDENGGVDPS from the coding sequence ATGGCAAAAGGTCATTCTCTTCAGGAACCCTTTCTGAACGCCCTGCGTAAAGAGCGGATTCCAGTTTCGGTGTATCTGGTGAACGGCATCAAATTGCAGGGGCAGATCGAATCTTTCGATCAGTTCGTGGTGCTTCTGAAAAACAGCGTCAGTCAGATGATTTACAAACATGCGATTTCCACAATCGTGCCGGTTCGCAATGTGCGACTGAGCTTGGCCACGGACGAAAATGGCGGCGTCGATCCATCCTGA
- the miaA gene encoding tRNA (adenosine(37)-N6)-dimethylallyltransferase MiaA, giving the protein MADLRPPVLFLMGPTASGKTALAVELVQRWPFEIISVDSALVYRGMDIGTAKPDIETQRIAPHRLINILDPAEAYSAGRFRSDALREIAAIHAAGRIPLLAGGTMLYFRALEQGLAELPSADPEVRARLASELAEQGSIALHTRLTKIDPIAAARIHPHDVQRIQRVLEVYALTGQSLTELCRRSHNELLPFRIVKLVVAPADRAVLHERIDQRFRAMLEQGFVTEVQRLRARGDLDLNKPAMRSVGYRQVWQYLDGVLDYPAMLERGAVATRQFAKRQLTWLRSEIGAFRLDSAQPDLLERVAARLHETGFFPNTSNPLC; this is encoded by the coding sequence ATGGCCGACTTGCGCCCACCGGTGTTGTTCCTGATGGGACCCACTGCATCTGGTAAAACAGCGCTAGCGGTGGAGCTAGTCCAGCGCTGGCCATTTGAAATCATCAGTGTTGACTCCGCGCTGGTTTATCGCGGAATGGACATCGGCACCGCCAAGCCCGACATCGAAACGCAGCGCATCGCGCCACATCGTCTGATCAATATTCTTGATCCCGCCGAAGCTTACTCCGCAGGTCGATTTCGCAGCGATGCCCTGCGTGAAATCGCTGCCATTCATGCTGCTGGACGTATCCCACTACTGGCCGGCGGTACGATGCTCTATTTCAGAGCGCTGGAACAGGGCTTGGCCGAATTACCTTCGGCGGATCCCGAAGTGCGCGCCCGATTGGCGTCGGAACTGGCCGAACAGGGCAGCATCGCCCTGCACACCCGGCTAACGAAGATTGATCCCATCGCGGCGGCGCGGATCCATCCTCATGATGTTCAAAGAATTCAACGGGTGCTTGAGGTCTACGCATTAACGGGCCAGTCACTAACGGAACTTTGCCGCCGTTCGCATAACGAATTATTGCCGTTTCGGATCGTCAAGCTGGTGGTGGCGCCTGCCGACCGAGCGGTGCTACATGAACGGATTGATCAACGATTCCGAGCGATGCTTGAGCAGGGTTTCGTGACTGAAGTGCAGCGTTTGCGGGCGCGGGGAGATCTCGATTTGAATAAACCAGCCATGCGGTCGGTCGGCTACCGACAGGTCTGGCAATATCTGGATGGCGTCCTGGACTATCCGGCGATGCTCGAACGAGGCGCTGTGGCAACTCGCCAGTTCGCCAAGCGGCAATTAACCTGGCTGCGTTCGGAAATCGGTGCATTCCGCTTGGACAGCGCCCAGCCCGATCTCCTTGAACGAGTTGCCGCCCGTTTACATGAAACCGGCTTTTTCCCTAACACCTCAAACCCGTTGTGTTAA
- the mutL gene encoding DNA mismatch repair endonuclease MutL, which translates to MSLRIQRLPPQLISQIAAGEVVERPASAVKELLENSLDAGATRIAVEVEQGGVRLIRVRDNGSGIPPDQLPLALARHATSKIASFDDLQHVSSLGFRGEALPSIASVSRLTLTSRTADEDTGWRVSGDGGEVTDEPAPAPHPVGSTVEVRDLFFNVPARRKFLRSERTEFGHIEENIRRLALSRFEVGFSLWHNQRSILNLEPAGNRQGWAQRIAELCGREFAAASIFFDRSEGGLRLWGWLGLPTVSRAQADLQYFLVNGRPVRDRVIAHAMRQAYQDVLYQDRQPAAVLYLELDPAAVDVNAHPAKHEVRFRESSTIHEFIRRTVQASLAEVRPGAAPPLVIQTGEQLGAVSAVGGDQGGSGAAGPFGANPPRLPLRVQERLSAYGQLHTTPSPEKPAGTVPETVAESPPLGYALGQLHGAYVLAENDAGLVIVDMHAAHERILYERLKTTLTGEGLKTQALLAPVTLSVTPKERELVETHATLFAEAGLELAAMGPESVIVRQIPALLAGLDIAGLVRDMLADLVAHETSERVETAILTLLASLACHGAIRANRPLNLLEMNALLRDMERTDHSGQCNHGRPTWIQLTLDELDRLFRRGR; encoded by the coding sequence TTGAGTTTACGCATCCAGCGCCTGCCGCCACAACTCATTAGCCAGATCGCCGCTGGCGAAGTGGTTGAGCGTCCAGCGTCAGCGGTCAAGGAACTCCTGGAGAACAGTCTGGATGCCGGCGCGACTCGTATCGCCGTCGAAGTGGAGCAGGGCGGCGTTCGCCTCATTCGAGTTCGCGACAACGGTTCCGGTATTCCACCGGACCAGTTGCCGCTGGCGCTGGCCCGCCACGCGACCAGCAAAATCGCCAGTTTCGACGATCTGCAACACGTCTCCAGTCTCGGCTTTCGCGGTGAAGCGCTGCCCAGTATCGCCTCGGTGTCGCGGCTGACGCTGACCTCGCGCACGGCGGACGAAGACACGGGTTGGCGGGTCAGCGGGGATGGCGGCGAAGTCACCGACGAACCGGCGCCGGCGCCACACCCAGTAGGCAGCACTGTCGAAGTGCGTGACCTGTTCTTCAACGTACCGGCTCGTCGCAAATTTTTGCGCAGCGAACGGACTGAATTTGGTCATATCGAAGAAAATATTCGCCGGCTTGCCCTCAGCCGCTTTGAAGTTGGATTCAGCCTGTGGCATAATCAGCGGTCCATCCTGAATCTGGAACCGGCAGGTAATCGACAGGGTTGGGCGCAACGCATTGCGGAACTGTGCGGTCGGGAATTTGCGGCGGCCAGCATCTTTTTTGACCGCAGCGAAGGCGGGTTGCGGCTCTGGGGCTGGCTTGGGTTACCGACAGTCTCCCGCGCCCAAGCTGACTTGCAGTATTTCCTGGTTAACGGTCGACCCGTACGCGACCGAGTAATCGCCCACGCCATGCGACAAGCTTACCAGGATGTTCTCTACCAGGATCGGCAACCTGCAGCCGTGCTCTATCTGGAACTTGATCCAGCAGCCGTAGATGTCAACGCCCATCCCGCTAAACACGAGGTCCGGTTTCGGGAATCGTCGACTATTCATGAGTTTATTCGGCGCACGGTGCAGGCATCGCTTGCGGAAGTGCGTCCTGGCGCAGCGCCGCCGCTCGTGATCCAGACCGGTGAACAGTTAGGCGCAGTCAGCGCAGTCGGTGGAGATCAGGGGGGATCAGGCGCAGCTGGCCCGTTTGGCGCGAACCCACCTCGATTACCGCTGCGCGTTCAAGAACGGCTGTCGGCTTATGGCCAGTTACATACGACTCCATCACCGGAAAAACCCGCCGGGACAGTTCCCGAAACTGTTGCTGAATCGCCGCCGCTCGGTTACGCGCTCGGACAACTGCATGGCGCGTATGTCCTGGCGGAAAACGACGCCGGACTGGTGATAGTGGACATGCATGCCGCTCATGAACGCATTCTGTACGAACGACTGAAAACCACCCTGACCGGGGAAGGTCTTAAAACTCAGGCGCTGCTGGCACCGGTGACCCTAAGCGTGACGCCGAAAGAGCGGGAACTAGTCGAAACACATGCAACCCTGTTCGCCGAGGCGGGATTAGAGTTGGCGGCCATGGGGCCGGAATCAGTAATAGTCCGGCAAATCCCAGCGTTGCTGGCCGGACTGGACATCGCTGGACTGGTGCGCGATATGCTGGCCGACCTGGTCGCGCATGAAACCAGCGAGCGGGTTGAAACGGCCATTTTGACCTTGCTGGCCAGTTTGGCCTGCCACGGCGCGATCCGCGCCAACCGACCGCTGAACCTGTTGGAAATGAATGCCTTGTTGCGTGATATGGAGCGCACCGATCACAGTGGCCAATGCAATCACGGCCGGCCTACTTGGATTCAACTCACCCTCGACGAACTCGATCGGCTGTTTCGGCGCGGACGTTAA
- the bamC gene encoding outer membrane protein assembly factor BamC, translated as MGILAVTVALAGCSKSFDTLLPDRRPDYRQSTVTQPLEIPPDLTASTIDDTLIVPEIGPAGSASLSAYAGERSETQARQPTAVLPPQPGITLRQDGDQRWLVIAAPADQVWPKIREFWTSNGFALKRDDPTIGIMETDWVENRADIPQDGLRGLLKQYLDVLYSAPTRDKFRTRLERSENNANTEVYLTHYGVEEVAVGGASASATNAYMWQRRPSSPELEAEMLNRLTVYLGASDKRTEVQQAKASTTPAVARTRLIEEGGENRLLVNEDYSSAWRLVGLALDGSNYVVEEQNRSQGLYVVEYRDPELENQKSGDESWLSKLAFWRSKKTEAPPVGTRYRVRLAGQGKQTVVVVRDSNDRPDNSAGAKQVMDVLQKVIR; from the coding sequence GTGGGAATCCTCGCTGTAACCGTAGCGCTGGCCGGCTGTTCCAAGAGTTTTGACACTCTGCTGCCGGATCGCCGCCCGGATTACCGGCAAAGCACGGTGACCCAACCCCTGGAAATTCCGCCTGATCTGACGGCGTCAACCATTGACGATACCCTGATCGTGCCGGAGATCGGTCCAGCAGGTTCAGCCAGTCTGTCCGCCTACGCCGGGGAACGCAGCGAAACCCAGGCCCGGCAACCCACCGCAGTGTTGCCGCCACAGCCAGGTATTACCCTGCGGCAGGATGGCGATCAGCGCTGGTTGGTTATCGCCGCGCCGGCAGACCAGGTCTGGCCTAAGATACGGGAATTTTGGACGAGTAATGGTTTCGCCTTGAAACGCGATGATCCGACCATTGGCATCATGGAAACCGACTGGGTGGAAAATCGTGCGGATATTCCCCAGGATGGTCTACGTGGTTTGTTGAAGCAATATCTGGATGTACTGTACTCAGCGCCAACCCGCGACAAGTTTCGCACCCGCCTGGAAAGAAGTGAGAACAACGCGAATACCGAGGTTTACCTGACGCATTACGGCGTCGAGGAAGTTGCGGTGGGCGGCGCCAGCGCTAGCGCCACCAATGCCTATATGTGGCAACGACGGCCCTCCAGCCCGGAGCTGGAGGCTGAGATGCTCAACCGACTGACGGTTTATCTGGGCGCCTCGGACAAGCGCACCGAGGTTCAGCAAGCCAAAGCGAGTACGACGCCTGCGGTGGCGCGCACTCGTCTGATTGAAGAGGGTGGGGAAAACCGACTGCTGGTCAACGAAGATTATTCGAGCGCCTGGCGCTTGGTGGGTTTGGCCCTGGATGGCAGCAATTACGTGGTGGAGGAACAGAATCGCAGCCAGGGCCTGTATGTGGTCGAGTATCGCGATCCCGAGCTGGAGAACCAGAAATCTGGGGACGAGAGCTGGCTTTCCAAGCTAGCGTTCTGGCGCAGCAAGAAAACTGAAGCGCCGCCGGTTGGCACACGCTACCGGGTTCGGCTGGCTGGCCAGGGTAAGCAGACGGTGGTGGTCGTGCGTGATAGCAACGACCGACCGGACAATTCAGCGGGCGCTAAGCAGGTGATGGACGTATTACAGAAGGTCATCCGCTAA
- a CDS encoding 4-hydroxy-tetrahydrodipicolinate synthase produces the protein MFRGSMVAIVTPMQADGGLDFAALESLVEFHIENGTDGIIAVGTTGESATLDFEEHITVVRQVVEQVRGRIPVIAGTGANSTSEALHLTRRAMEVGANACLLVTPYYNKPTQEGLYRHYKLIADSVAIPQILYNVPGRTACDLKPETVERLADIPNIVGIKEASTLERIQELVRHCGDRMDVYSGDDGIAAEAILSGAKGNISVTANVAPRLMHEMCAAALAGDRAGAEAINRRLAELHRTLFLESNPIPVKWAVSQLGLIPPGIRLPLTPFSESFQPAVRAAMQLAGVL, from the coding sequence ATGTTTCGTGGCAGCATGGTGGCTATTGTAACGCCGATGCAGGCGGATGGCGGGCTGGATTTCGCGGCGCTGGAAAGTCTAGTGGAATTCCATATTGAAAATGGAACTGACGGCATTATCGCCGTGGGCACCACTGGCGAGTCGGCAACCCTGGATTTTGAAGAGCATATCACCGTGGTTCGCCAGGTGGTGGAACAAGTCAGGGGACGGATTCCAGTGATCGCCGGCACCGGGGCCAACTCCACCAGTGAGGCGCTGCATTTGACCCGGCGGGCCATGGAGGTTGGCGCGAACGCCTGCTTGCTGGTGACCCCCTATTATAACAAGCCGACCCAGGAAGGGCTGTATCGGCACTATAAATTGATTGCGGACAGCGTGGCGATTCCGCAAATCCTCTACAACGTGCCTGGCCGCACCGCCTGCGATCTGAAGCCGGAAACGGTTGAGCGATTGGCCGACATTCCGAACATTGTTGGCATTAAGGAAGCAAGCACCCTGGAGCGCATCCAGGAACTGGTGCGCCATTGCGGGGATCGCATGGATGTGTACAGCGGCGACGATGGCATTGCTGCGGAAGCGATACTCAGCGGCGCCAAGGGGAATATTTCCGTGACCGCCAACGTCGCGCCGCGTCTGATGCATGAGATGTGTGCTGCTGCGCTGGCCGGTGATCGCGCGGGCGCTGAAGCGATTAATCGCCGACTGGCTGAATTGCACAGGACGCTGTTTCTTGAATCCAACCCCATTCCGGTGAAATGGGCGGTGAGCCAGTTGGGACTGATTCCACCGGGAATTCGCTTGCCGCTCACGCCATTCTCCGAGTCGTTCCAACCCGCGGTGCGGGCTGCGATGCAGCTGGCTGGAGTGCTTTAA
- a CDS encoding glycine cleavage system protein R codes for MFSARRNSPVKNYLVISALGEDRPGLVNELSRAILDCDCSITDSRMTVLGGEFAILLMVQGNWNTLTKLEMQLKRLEQALGMTIIAKRTEGRAVAGDVLPYAVEVVAVSQPGIVHHLASFFASRSINIEDMMTRSYSAPHTGTPMFSVNLAIGIPANTHIALLREEFLDFCDDLNLDAVLEPIKG; via the coding sequence ATGTTCTCTGCCCGTAGGAATTCGCCCGTGAAAAACTACCTGGTCATTTCCGCCCTTGGTGAAGATCGTCCCGGCTTGGTCAACGAACTGTCCCGGGCTATCCTGGATTGCGATTGCAGCATCACGGACAGCCGCATGACCGTGCTAGGCGGCGAGTTCGCTATTTTGCTGATGGTGCAGGGCAATTGGAATACCTTGACCAAGCTGGAAATGCAACTCAAACGGTTGGAGCAGGCGCTGGGTATGACCATTATCGCCAAGCGCACCGAAGGCCGAGCGGTCGCCGGCGATGTCCTGCCCTATGCTGTTGAGGTGGTTGCCGTTAGCCAGCCGGGCATCGTTCACCATTTAGCCAGCTTTTTCGCCAGTCGTTCGATCAATATCGAGGATATGATGACCCGCAGCTACAGCGCCCCGCATACCGGCACCCCCATGTTTTCGGTCAACCTGGCGATCGGCATTCCCGCCAACACCCACATCGCCTTGCTGCGCGAGGAATTTCTGGATTTTTGCGATGACCTGAATCTGGATGCGGTGCTGGAGCCGATCAAGGGATAA
- a CDS encoding PhoH family protein: protein MSERRLFILDTNVLMHDPTAVFRFQEHDIHLPMMVLEELDHAKKGVSEVARNVRQVSRFLDDLITGATQEEIEQGLPLPGAPGPQGESIRGRLYFQTRPTRLSPSIPLPGNTPDNDILGVALTLRQDHPLRQVTLVSKDINLRIKAAILGIHAEDYYNDQTLDDVNLLYGGICDLPADFWDTHGRELDSWKECGRTFYRVRGPEIASWHPNQGLLPADDSPAFIVRQRRGQEAIIEILKDYTAPGHAVWGMNARNREQNFALNLLLDAEIDFVTLLGAAGTGKTLLTLAAGLTQVLDIKRYREIIMTRVTVPVGEDIGFLPGTEEEKMTPWMGALMDNLEVLAPQEGGEWGRAATADLLSNRIKIRSLNFMRGRTFQNKYLILDEAQNLTPKQMKTLITRAGPGAKVICLGNIAQIDTPYLSETTSGLTYVVDRFKGWPHGGHVTLRRGERSRLAEFASEQL from the coding sequence ATGTCCGAACGCCGCCTGTTTATCCTCGATACTAACGTGCTGATGCACGACCCAACCGCTGTCTTCCGCTTTCAGGAGCACGATATCCATTTGCCGATGATGGTGCTGGAAGAACTGGATCACGCCAAGAAGGGGGTTTCAGAAGTCGCCCGTAATGTCCGACAGGTCAGCCGTTTTCTGGATGATCTCATCACCGGCGCCACCCAGGAAGAGATTGAGCAGGGATTGCCATTGCCTGGCGCACCGGGTCCACAAGGCGAATCGATCCGCGGCCGGTTGTATTTTCAAACCCGTCCCACCCGGCTCAGTCCCTCAATTCCCCTGCCGGGCAACACCCCGGACAACGATATTTTGGGCGTGGCGCTGACCTTGCGGCAAGATCATCCACTGCGTCAGGTCACCCTGGTTTCCAAAGACATTAATCTGAGGATCAAGGCTGCCATTCTCGGCATCCACGCCGAGGATTACTATAACGACCAGACGCTGGATGACGTCAACCTGCTGTATGGCGGCATTTGCGACCTGCCGGCGGATTTCTGGGACACGCATGGTCGAGAACTGGATTCCTGGAAGGAATGTGGTCGCACCTTTTACCGGGTTCGCGGCCCCGAAATCGCAAGCTGGCATCCTAATCAAGGCCTGCTGCCTGCTGATGACAGCCCAGCCTTCATCGTCCGTCAACGACGCGGCCAGGAAGCGATTATTGAAATCCTCAAGGACTACACCGCGCCCGGTCATGCGGTCTGGGGCATGAACGCCCGCAACCGCGAGCAAAATTTTGCCCTCAACCTGTTGCTGGATGCCGAGATTGATTTTGTGACTTTACTCGGCGCCGCCGGGACCGGTAAAACCTTGCTGACTCTGGCCGCTGGGTTAACACAGGTGCTGGATATCAAGCGCTACCGGGAAATCATTATGACCCGGGTTACCGTACCGGTTGGCGAGGACATTGGATTCCTGCCTGGCACCGAAGAGGAAAAGATGACGCCCTGGATGGGGGCGTTGATGGACAATCTGGAAGTGCTGGCCCCACAGGAAGGCGGGGAATGGGGCCGCGCCGCCACCGCCGATCTGTTGAGCAACCGGATTAAGATTCGCTCGCTCAATTTCATGCGCGGACGAACTTTCCAGAACAAATATCTGATTCTCGACGAGGCGCAAAATCTAACGCCCAAACAGATGAAAACCCTGATTACCCGCGCTGGCCCTGGCGCCAAGGTCATTTGCTTGGGCAACATCGCCCAGATCGATACGCCTTATCTCTCGGAAACCACGTCGGGTCTGACTTACGTTGTGGATCGCTTCAAGGGCTGGCCGCATGGCGGACATGTCACGCTGCGACGTGGGGAACGATCGCGGTTGGCGGAGTTCGCTTCCGAACAGTTGTAG